Proteins encoded within one genomic window of Anastrepha ludens isolate Willacy chromosome 4, idAnaLude1.1, whole genome shotgun sequence:
- the LOC128860054 gene encoding cilia- and flagella-associated protein 157, with amino-acid sequence MPPKKAKGKKGKKDEKKDPNKLSNVDRVFCELTIADLNQKLARLRTHLASLDDNNVNLKEKLREIEEDHTDVAAHLERVLGDRNETIHELEERLNEVIKIREVENTQSAEKIKELEAKYKSMHDQLTSEIKLLNGKLNSLDEFRVQRDILLAKFDDQETELKEKERSYVDMVYTMEQKAVVEKDALKKEVETKLLQVSEDFTRSSEIRNAGYTRRLIRENIALQKEIDILVLSQIKMQQQFNEQVIRHKEMTEQYASMDQLKKQLIRNSQNKIKIIEKLTDNYEKLKAKYIEVAKYRKLYETAVKRDICERFNFKDMSKKIRHLEQRIEELKMEKSRFIAIHQQHETEIQRLRDIIIQIKSTVQSAIEAIHRPCAKDGAKDGVRESISQDAMRQLRRHDLLTELMDIVSSHSDKLPSTPSVQSISRSTSSIYQPGKMGLLPRTASSLMEIFKRTAHKAASTDVVATEYQIQEVESKIIPKARELGGQNLFDVEMGSTLYASSSHEAIETVVPAEDEKVEEEDEGESSSTEYGSSAGRVTAKASAASMTGLASESQVLRTPQLSRHSLIGETASRHATESGSRTGFDGEYDEGDEEFSINLFY; translated from the coding sequence ATGCCACCCAAAAAAGCTAAAGGCAAAAAGGGCAAGAAAGACGAGAAGAAAGACCCGAATAAGCTCAGCAATGTGGATCGCGTATTCTGCGAACTTACCATCGCCGATCTCAATCAGAAACTTGCACGCCTACGCACCCATCTCGCATCTCTGGACGACAACAATGTCAATCTCAAGGAAAAGCTGCGTGAGATCGAGGAGGACCACACCGATGTGGCGGCGCATTTGGAACGCGTGCTCGGCGACCGCAACGAAACTATACACGAGCTGGAAGAGCGGCTCAATGAGGTTATCAAAATACGCGAAGTAGAGAACACACAATCGGCGGAGAAGATAAAGGAGCTCGAAGCTAAGTACAAATCTATGCACGACCAATTGACTTCGGAAATTAAGTTGCTCAATGGTAAACTGAACTCACTAGACGAGTTTCGCGTACAACGTGACATTCTGCTGGCCAAATTCGACGATCAGGAAACGGAATTAAAGGAGAAGGAGCGCTCATATGTGGATATGGTTTACACTATGGAACAAAAGGCTGTGGTTGAAAAGGATGCGCTAAAGAAGGAGGTCGAAACCAAATTACTGCAAGTATCAGAGGATTTTACACGTTCCAGTGAGATACGCAACGCCGGCTACACGCGTCGTCTAATACGCGAGAACATCGCTTTACAGAAAGAGATCGACATATTGGTGCTGTCTCAAATTAAAATGCAACAGCAGTTCAATGAACAGGTCATACGGCACAAAGAAATGACCGAGCAGTATGCGTCGATGGATCAGTTGAAGAAGCAACTGATACGCAATTCACAAAATAAGATCAAAATAATCGAAAAGCTCACCGACAACTATGAAAAACTCAAGGCCAAATACATTGAGGTCGCGAAGTATCGCAAGTTGTACGAGACGGCTGTTAAACGTGACATATGTGAGCGTTTCAACTTCAAGGACATGTCGAAGAAGATACGCCACCTGGAACAGCGCATCGAAGAGCTGAAAATGGAGAAATCACGTTTCATTGCGATACATCAGCAGCATGAAACGGAAATACAACGCTTACGTGACATTATCATACAAATCAAGAGTACCGTACAATCAGCCATCGAAGCCATACACAGACCGTGTGCCAAGGATGGGGCCAAGGATGGTGTAAGGGAGAGCATCTCCCAAGATGCAATGCGCCAGCTGCGACGTCATGACCTACTCACCGAGTTGATGGATATTGTAAGTAGTCACTCAGACAAGCTACCGTCGACACCATCCGTGCAGTCGATTTCACGCTCGACCTCAAGTATCTACCAACCCGGCAAAATGGGCTTACTGCCACGCACCGCATCTTCATTGATGGAAATCTTCAAGCGTACCGCGCACAAGGCCGCCTCCACAGATGTTGTCGCTACCGAATATCAAATACAGGAGGTGGAGAGTAAAATTATACCAAAAGCACGTGAATTGGGTGGCCAGAACTTGTTCGATGTGGAAATGGGCTCTACCTTGTATGCGTCATCGTCGCACGAGGCGATCGAAACGGTGGTGCCTGCCGAGGATGAGAAGGTGGAAGAAGAGGATGAGGGTGAGTCCAGCAGTACTGAATATGGCTCATCGGCTGGTCGTGTTACCGCCAAAGCTTCGGCGGCGTCAATGACAGGACTTGCAAGCGAGTCACAGGTATTGAGAACTCCACAACTGTCGCGACATTCTTTAATCGGAGAAACGGCATCGCGACATGCCACCGAATCGGGATCACGAACCGGCTTCGATGGAGAATATGACGAGGGGGATGAAGAATTTTcgattaatttgttttattga